In one Sphingomonas hankookensis genomic region, the following are encoded:
- the ispH gene encoding 4-hydroxy-3-methylbut-2-enyl diphosphate reductase, which produces MTETPRPAIELLIAAPRGFCAGVDRAIQIVELAIQKHGAPVYVRHEIVHNKFVVDSLRAKGAIFVEELDQVPDGVPVVFSAHGVPKSVPAAASERGLDYLDATCPLVSKVHRQAERLVASGRHILFVGHAGHPEVIGTFGQVPEGQMTLIETVEDVAKLTPADPDNLAFLTQTTLSVDDTRAIVEATIARFPTIVAPKADDICYATSNRQNAVKAIAQSCDLVLVIGAPNSSNSVRLVEVAEREGTSAKLIQRAADLDFAWLDGVGTLGITAGASAPEVLVRELVDRIATRFDVTEREVEMTRETIAFKLPRGLEAA; this is translated from the coding sequence ATGACCGAGACCCCGCGCCCCGCCATCGAATTGCTGATCGCCGCCCCGCGCGGCTTTTGCGCCGGGGTCGACCGCGCGATCCAGATCGTCGAGCTGGCGATCCAGAAACACGGCGCGCCGGTCTATGTCCGCCACGAAATCGTCCACAACAAGTTCGTGGTCGATTCGCTGAGGGCCAAGGGCGCGATCTTCGTCGAGGAACTGGATCAGGTGCCCGACGGCGTGCCAGTCGTGTTCTCCGCACACGGCGTGCCCAAATCGGTGCCGGCGGCGGCGAGCGAGCGCGGCCTCGACTATCTCGACGCCACCTGCCCGCTGGTGTCGAAGGTCCATCGCCAGGCCGAACGGCTGGTCGCATCGGGCCGCCATATCCTGTTCGTCGGCCATGCCGGCCATCCGGAGGTCATCGGCACCTTCGGCCAGGTGCCCGAAGGCCAGATGACGCTGATCGAAACGGTCGAGGATGTCGCGAAGCTGACCCCGGCCGATCCGGACAACCTCGCCTTCCTCACCCAAACGACGCTGTCGGTCGACGACACCCGCGCCATCGTCGAGGCGACGATCGCGCGCTTCCCGACCATCGTCGCGCCCAAGGCCGACGACATCTGCTATGCCACGTCGAACCGGCAGAATGCGGTGAAGGCGATCGCGCAGAGCTGCGACCTCGTCCTCGTCATCGGCGCGCCCAATTCGTCCAATTCGGTGCGGCTGGTCGAGGTGGCCGAACGCGAAGGCACCTCGGCCAAGCTGATCCAGCGCGCCGCCGATCTCGACTTTGCGTGGCTGGACGGTGTCGGCACGCTCGGCATCACCGCCGGTGCGTCGGCGCCCGAAGTGCTGGTGCGCGAACTGGTCGACCGCATCGCCACCCGCTTCGACGTGACCGAGCGCGAGGTCGAGATGACGCGCGAGACGATCGCGTTCAAACTGCCGCGCGGTCTCGAAGCCGCGTAA